The genome window ATAAATTAATCTAATTCTTGAAAATTCTTATACCTAATTGTAGGTATTTCAGAAATTATTATTATCTTTGCACCATAATTATTAGGTAATATACCTGATGTTATGAAGTAAGACAAATTAAAAGCATATTATACAAAAACATTATAAACATTTAAACATTAATAATTATGGCATACGTAATTGGTGACGATTGTATCGCTTGCGGTACATGTATTGATGAGTGTCCATCAGGTGCAATCTCTGAGGGCGATAAGTATTCAATCAACCCAGACCTCTGCACAGAGTGTGGCACTTGTGCTGATGTTTGCCCTAACGAGGCAATCAGTCTTCCTTAATCTATAAGGTAGATACTTTTAGTTACATAAAACATTGAGAGCGGTTCCCTTGGGAATCGCTCTTTTCGTTTTCCGTTGTTTATAGATTTGTTTATCTTTCTATCTTTTTAACTCATAGTATAAATCATAGAAACGAAAAAGGGATTGCATCAATGACTGATGCAATCCCCAATATGTTGTAGTTAATGTTATGCTTATTCACCTGGCTTGAGACCTGCCTTCTCGTAAGCATCGTTTGCCAACTTGTTCTGTGGATCAAGCTTCAGAAGCTTATCCCAGTATGGCTTAGCTGTGTCGAAGTCCTGCTTGTCGTAGGTATAGATGAAGCCCATATACTGGTAAGATGTCTTCAGGTAGCTGAGTTCATCTTCATCACACTGCTTTGCTTCCAGCTCATTGATTACTTCTGTATAAGCAGCAATAGCCTTGTCGTCCAACTCGTTCTGGAAAGCAGTGTTACCCTCCTGAAGCTTAGCAAATGGCTTCAATGTAGGATACTTCTCTGCCAACTTAGCGTATACGCCGATAGCCTTGTCGATATTCTCAACCTTCTTGGCTGGATCTTTCTTAGCCTTGTTTATATAGATTTCAGCAAGCTTCATGAAGTCTGTAGGAGCAGCATTTGGATTCTTATCCATGTACTGCTGGTTGTACTCCAATGCCTTGTCTTCATCGCCCAACTCCTTGTAAGCCTCAGAGATATACTGCAATGGCTTAGGGTCGTCAGCCTTCATCTCCAATGCCTTCTGGTACTGAGCAATAGCCTCATTATACTGCTTGTTGCCAGCCAAAGCCAAACCATAATAAGCAACGATACTAGCATTCTTCTTGATAGAATCGGTATTCATTACGATGTTTGCATGCTGGAGAGCAGATTCAAA of Segatella copri contains these proteins:
- a CDS encoding 4Fe-4S binding protein, translated to MAYVIGDDCIACGTCIDECPSGAISEGDKYSINPDLCTECGTCADVCPNEAISLP